A section of the Triticum dicoccoides isolate Atlit2015 ecotype Zavitan chromosome 7A, WEW_v2.0, whole genome shotgun sequence genome encodes:
- the LOC119333294 gene encoding 26.2 kDa heat shock protein, mitochondrial-like, which produces MFEIPPALPLQNHLHFAPRLAQPQESKITEEERERERERRERERDHGLRRRLQGRGCRAGFFSQDVLDSLGAPTSMARLLSLMEDVASQTGGLSSTAGAGASQLRRWVAKEDDDAVYLKVPMPGLTKDHVKARADKNILVIEGEGEKQPWDGDDDSAMPRYNRRIEVPAADAYKMDKIKAEMKNDVLWVTLLKVKEEERTDVFHVKVE; this is translated from the exons ATGTTTG AAATCCCTCCCGCTCTTCCTTTACAAAACCACCTCCATTTCGCACCCCGTCTCGCTCAGCCACAAGAATCCAAAATCacagaagaagagagagagagagagagggaaagaagagagagagagagagaccatggCCTCCGCCGTCGTTTGCAAGGGCGAGGGTGCCGCGCCGGCTTCTTCTCGCAGG ACGTGCTCGACTCGCTCGGCGCGCCGACCAGCATGGCCCGTCTGCTGTCTTTGATGGAGGACGTCGCATCTCAGACCGGCGGCCTCTCCTCCACTGCTGGTGCTGGGGCGTCGCAGCTCAGACGCTGGGTGGCCAAGGAGGACGACGACGCGGTGTACCTCAAGGTGCCGATGCCGGGGCTGACCAAGGACCACGTGAAGGCGCGCGCGGACAAGAACATCCTGgtcatcgagggcgagggcgagaagcAGCCCTGGGACGGCGACGACGACTCCGCGATGCCGAGGTACAACCGCCGCATCGAGGTGCCTGCTGCTGACGCGTACAAGATGGACAAGATCAAGGCCGAGATGAAGAATGACGTGCTCTGGGTCACCCTGCTCAAGGTCAAGGAGGAGGAGCGCACGGACGTCTTCCACGTCAAGGTCGAGTAG
- the LOC119327735 gene encoding 26.2 kDa heat shock protein, mitochondrial-like, whose translation MASAVVCKGEGAAPASLLKSGAPVAFRSVDSPAVTAARRPYNTKAKEVSRYDDDDDDYSARDLVTPSFFSQDVLDSLGAPTSMARLLSLMEDVASQTGGLSSTAGAGASQLRRWVAKEDDDAVYLKVPMPGLTKDHVTPPLDHVKARADKNILVIEGEGEKQPWDGDDDSAMPRYNRRIEVPAADAYKMDKIKAEMKNGVLWVTLLKVKEEERTDVFHVKVE comes from the exons atggCCTCCGCCGTCGTTTGCAAGGGCGAGGGTGCCGCGCCGGCCAGCCTCCTCAAGTCCGGTGCTCCCGTGGCCTTCCGCTCGGTCGACTCCCCCGCCgtcaccgccgcccgccgcccgtacAACACCAAGGCCAAGGAGGTCAGCCgctacgacgacgacgacgacgactacagCGCCCGCGACCTCGTCACCCCCAGCTTCTTCTCGCAGG ACGTGCTCGACTCGCTCGGCGCGCCGACCAGCATGGCCCGTCTGCTGTCTTTGATGGAGGACGTCGCATCTCAGACCGGCGGCCTCTCCTCCACTGCTGGTGCTGGGGCGTCGCAGCTCAGACGCTGGGTGGCCAAGGAGGACGACGACGCGGTGTACCTCAAGGTGCCGATGCCAGGGCTGACCAAGGACCAcgtca CTCCGCCCCTGGACCACGTGAAGGCGCGCGCGGACAAGAACATCCTGgtcatcgagggcgagggcgagaagcAGCCCTGGGACGGCGACGACGACTCCGCGATGCCGAGGTACAACCGCCGCATCGAGGTGCCTGCTGCTGACGCGTACAAGATGGACAAGATCAAGGCCGAGATGAAGAATGGCGTGCTCTGGGTCACCCTGCTCAAGGTCAAGGAGGAGGAGCGCACGGACGTCTTCCACGTCAAGGTCGAGTAG